GATAAGAAGTATTTTTTCCTGAAAAAATGTGATCAAATTCTAATTTAAGTTTTCCTTTTAGTTTTAGCTCAGGAATTGGTGCATCTAATTCAGCTATAAATGGTATAAATACATAATCTTGCTCTCTATCATAGCCGTAATGTCCAGTTGTAGTATTTCTGTTTTGCCAATAATGATATAACCTTCTGAAACCTATACCACTTTTAAGCATTAACTTTTTTGAATATTGTGATCCATATAAAATTCTAGAGTTGAATATTCTTACTTTGTTGTCATCTAATGTTCCGGTGCCATTACTCCAATATGATTGATTCATGAGCTGATAGCTAATATCAAACTCAAATTCATTTAAATACTCATTGTTTAGTCTTGATTTTTTGAAATTATACAAAAAACCTAAATTCTGAAGTTTATCCCCCTTAGCAGCTAAACCAGATCGTAGATGCATTAAATCTGGCTCCTCATATTCATAGCTTCCGGTAAAGCTTAGTCCATAAGAGTGAATAGTTCCAAGATCAGATGATTGAGCTGATAACAATTTTAAATTAAATAGAAGAGAAAGAAGCAAGATTTTTATTAATTTCATAGAAAATTAAGTATTTTAAATGTAACATAATAGCAATTATTTTAGCAAGTTAGTATCAAGTATTAATTGAAATTTTTAAAAAAATTTAAGATTATAAAATATCTAGTATACCCTCTGCTGAAGATAAACCACATTCTTTAGTCTCTTTTTCAACTTGAATATTTGATACTTCCAACTTCTCAATTACCATAGAATATCGATTTGATCTTATTCCCATACCTCTAGAATTTCTATCAACCTCTGCACCGATTGCCTTTGTAAATGATAAATAAGGATCGGATAGCATTATTATTTTATTTTCAATGTTATGTGCTTTTCCCCAAGCATCCATAACGTATGGATCATTAACAGATATACAAAATATATTTTGTATTCCTTTCTGTTTTAATTTATCTGCATTCGCCACATAACCTGGAAGGTGAAATTTGGAACAGGTTGAAGTAAAAGCACCAGGCAGCCCAAATAGAATAATTTTGCCTGTGCCAAGAATTTCTTTAATTTTGCTTATTCTTGGCTCACCCTCTACTAGATGGAAAATTTCAGTGTCAGGAATATGATCTTTTATTTTAATTTTCATATTGAATTTATTACATAATTTTTAACTTTTTCTAAATCATTTGATAAGACATCAAATTTTTCCTCTCTATCATAAACATATCTTAGGCTTTCTGGCAGTTTTTCAGTTTTTGAGATTGCATCCTCTATTGCTTTTGGAAATTTACATGGGTGAGCTGTTGACAATACAACACAGTTTTTTTCTAATTCTAGTTTTTTTGCAGCTCCAATTCCAATTGCAGTGTGAGGATCAACTACTATTTGATATTTTTCATGGATATCTTTTATCATTTCAACAGTCTCATTTTCATCTAACATTTCAGAAATAAAATTTCTTTTAATCTTCTCTAAGTCATTATTATCAATTTTATATTCATTATTTTTTATTTTACTCATAACATCTTTTGTAAATTCTGAATTACAATCTTTCACATCATATAAGAGTCTTTCAAAGTTACTTGCTATCTGGATATCCATACTAGGAGTATTTGTTTCTTCAACTTTCTTTTGAGTATAATCACCTCCAGAAATTGCTCTATGAAGAATGTCGTTTTTATTTGTTGCTACTATAAGTTTGTCGATAGGTAGGCCAAGTTTTTTTGCTAAGTAACCAGCATAAATATCTCCAAAATTACCTGTTGGAACAGAAAATGATAAAGGTTGTCCATTACCTATTTTAAAATATGCATAAAAGTAATAAACGGCTTGAGCAATTATTCTTGACCAATTAATTGAGTTTACTCCTGACATGTTGATCTTATTTGAAAAATTTTGATCATTGAACATGGATTTTACTAAATTTTGACAATCATCAAAGTTACCCTCAATTGCGATATTAAAAACATTTTTCTCTTCATGAATTGTCATCAATCGTCTCTGAACTGGTGAAATTTTATTATGAGGATGTAATACAAAAACATTTAGATTACTTTTGCCTTTCAATGCATCAATAGCTGCAGCCCCTGTATCTCCTGAAGTTGCTACAATAATATTAAT
The Candidatus Pelagibacter sp. RS40 DNA segment above includes these coding regions:
- a CDS encoding peroxiredoxin, which gives rise to MKIKIKDHIPDTEIFHLVEGEPRISKIKEILGTGKIILFGLPGAFTSTCSKFHLPGYVANADKLKQKGIQNIFCISVNDPYVMDAWGKAHNIENKIIMLSDPYLSFTKAIGAEVDRNSRGMGIRSNRYSMVIEKLEVSNIQVEKETKECGLSSAEGILDIL
- the thrC gene encoding threonine synthase, with protein sequence MEYISTRNNSDHFSFKNVFLKGLADDGGLFVPKSIKPFSKEDLIKLSSLKYNELAAEIIFPFIGNFMTKKELSSLISKSYSHFRCEDVVKISDLGKFKILELFHGPTLAFKDIAMQLIGNFYQYHLESAEKKINIIVATSGDTGAAAIDALKGKSNLNVFVLHPHNKISPVQRRLMTIHEEKNVFNIAIEGNFDDCQNLVKSMFNDQNFSNKINMSGVNSINWSRIIAQAVYYFYAYFKIGNGQPLSFSVPTGNFGDIYAGYLAKKLGLPIDKLIVATNKNDILHRAISGGDYTQKKVEETNTPSMDIQIASNFERLLYDVKDCNSEFTKDVMSKIKNNEYKIDNNDLEKIKRNFISEMLDENETVEMIKDIHEKYQIVVDPHTAIGIGAAKKLELEKNCVVLSTAHPCKFPKAIEDAISKTEKLPESLRYVYDREEKFDVLSNDLEKVKNYVINSI